TTCATCGCGTACCTGTGCACCGGTCTGTTCATCTTCAACTTCACGCAGACCGCCGTGCAGAACGGCACCACGGCGATCAGCGGCAACCTGGGGCTGATCCGGGCGCTGCACTTCCCCCGGGCCTGCCTGCCGCTCGCGGTCACGGTCACCCAGTTCCAGCAACTGCTCGGCTCGATGGTGGTGCTCCTCGCCATCGTGCTGGTCACCGGTGAGCCGCTGACCTTCGCCTGGCTGATCCTGGTGCCGGCGGTGCTGCTCCAGACGGTCTTCAACGCCGGGCTCACCATGGCGGTCGCCCGGCTGGGCGCGAAGGCCTCCGACCTGCGACAGGTCATGCCGTTCGTGATGCGCGCCTGGATGTACGGCTCCGGTGTGCTCTACAGCGTCACCCTCTTCGAGGACAACCTGCCCGGCTGGGCCAGCAAGCTGGTCGAGTTCAACCCGATGCTGGTCTACATCGAGCTGGCCCGGGTGGCGCTGCTGGAGGAGGCGCCGGTGCTCAACTCCTCCCTGCCCCAGCTCTGGCTGGTGGCGGTGGGA
This genomic stretch from Micromonospora krabiensis harbors:
- a CDS encoding ABC transporter permease, with the translated sequence MANTALADPDSGLTQAQLAARYGLRVADQPPSLAEYGRRLWHYRHFIATYANAKLVASFSNARLGQLWQVLTPLTNAAVYYLIFGLVLQQNRIPNFIAYLCTGLFIFNFTQTAVQNGTTAISGNLGLIRALHFPRACLPLAVTVTQFQQLLGSMVVLLAIVLVTGEPLTFAWLILVPAVLLQTVFNAGLTMAVARLGAKASDLRQVMPFVMRAWMYGSGVLYSVTLFEDNLPGWASKLVEFNPMLVYIELARVALLEEAPVLNSSLPQLWLVAVGWAIVMGVGGFVYFWRGEQEYGRG